The following proteins are co-located in the Labrys monachus genome:
- a CDS encoding GntR family transcriptional regulator, whose amino-acid sequence MTRRVPRPSEEPLARARAPRKTARVEAPVEEAPLETTSLADEIAFRLQAAIVARTLRPGERLRQEELCRRFNVSRTPVREALRKLQALQLVTMVPNRGTIVRVPTRHEIVEVYDLRAELEGYAARCACARASTETDRALAAAMGTLRRRRGSRKDAPPASDPGLSIDVSVAVRGFHHIIQDCAGNERLVRMIRDLETSFPGNYCCHEIDLSGEAKVVQVDEHDAIRAAIRARDGAAAQQLMRDHILHSKQLLLAHMDEHGVWFAEDGEA is encoded by the coding sequence ATGACGCGCCGCGTCCCACGCCCCTCGGAGGAGCCGCTTGCCCGCGCCCGGGCGCCCCGCAAGACGGCGCGCGTCGAGGCGCCCGTCGAGGAAGCGCCGCTTGAGACCACCAGCCTCGCCGACGAGATCGCCTTCCGGCTGCAGGCCGCGATCGTCGCCCGGACGCTGCGTCCGGGCGAGCGCCTGCGCCAGGAGGAATTGTGCAGGCGCTTCAACGTCAGCCGCACACCGGTGCGCGAAGCGCTGCGCAAGCTCCAGGCGCTGCAGCTGGTCACCATGGTGCCCAACCGCGGCACCATCGTCCGCGTTCCGACGCGGCACGAGATCGTCGAGGTCTACGATCTGCGGGCCGAGCTCGAGGGCTATGCGGCCCGCTGCGCCTGCGCGCGCGCTTCGACCGAGACGGACCGGGCCCTGGCGGCGGCGATGGGCACGCTGCGCCGCCGGCGCGGCTCCCGCAAGGATGCGCCGCCCGCCAGCGATCCCGGGCTCAGCATCGACGTTTCGGTCGCGGTCCGCGGCTTCCATCACATCATCCAGGACTGTGCCGGCAACGAACGTCTCGTCCGCATGATCCGGGACCTCGAGACCTCCTTCCCGGGCAATTATTGCTGCCACGAGATCGACCTCTCGGGCGAGGCCAAGGTCGTGCAGGTCGACGAGCATGACGCCATCCGTGCCGCGATACGGGCGCGCGACGGTGCGGCCGCCCAGCAATTGATGCGCGACCACATCCTGCATTCCAAGCAATTGCTGCTCGCCCATATGGATGAGCATGGCGTCTGGTTCGCCGAGGACGGAGAAGCCTGA
- a CDS encoding NAD-dependent epimerase/dehydratase family protein, which translates to MSLLVTGGHGFVMSNLARLWLDRHPQERVTILDRDRPDEAARRFFAGVEDRIRWIAADILDPGAWHDEARRHGIDRIVHGAALTPFPWIDEARKEHDPEREAPGRVLDVNLGGTLGVLEFARGLPACRRLLIIGTGAVYGEAPRAGEPIAEDGPAAPRSLYAISKHAAELTARRFAELYGLPVVVARLAAVYGPMDRMLASRHIVCAPNKVTALALAGEAIRLGSAEGVGDWISVSDVAAALLMLLDAEALRHDAYNIASGRAETLARLAALTADLVPGTAWSVDPAEANVLPDAGREAGRWGGYHIGRMQEEFGWTPLPLAVRLAEYIDWRRDNELRGGPA; encoded by the coding sequence GTGAGCCTGCTGGTCACCGGCGGCCACGGCTTCGTCATGAGCAATCTCGCGCGCCTCTGGCTCGATCGCCATCCGCAGGAGCGGGTGACGATCCTCGACCGCGACCGCCCGGACGAGGCGGCGCGCCGCTTCTTCGCCGGCGTCGAGGACCGCATCCGCTGGATCGCCGCCGACATCCTCGATCCCGGCGCCTGGCACGACGAAGCGCGCCGGCACGGCATCGACCGCATCGTCCATGGCGCGGCGCTCACGCCGTTTCCCTGGATCGACGAGGCAAGGAAGGAACACGACCCCGAACGCGAGGCGCCGGGCCGGGTCCTCGACGTCAATCTCGGCGGCACGCTCGGCGTGCTCGAATTCGCCCGCGGCCTGCCGGCCTGCCGGCGCCTGCTGATCATCGGCACGGGCGCCGTCTATGGCGAAGCGCCGCGCGCGGGCGAGCCGATCGCCGAGGACGGTCCGGCCGCGCCGCGGTCGCTCTATGCCATCTCCAAGCATGCGGCCGAACTGACGGCCCGGCGCTTCGCCGAACTCTACGGGCTCCCCGTGGTGGTGGCGCGCCTGGCGGCCGTCTATGGCCCGATGGACCGCATGCTGGCGTCGCGGCACATCGTCTGCGCGCCCAACAAGGTGACGGCGCTGGCTCTCGCCGGCGAGGCGATCCGGCTCGGCAGCGCCGAGGGCGTCGGCGACTGGATCAGCGTGTCGGATGTGGCGGCGGCCCTCCTCATGCTGCTCGACGCCGAGGCGCTGCGCCATGACGCCTACAACATCGCCTCCGGCCGGGCCGAGACGCTGGCCCGGCTGGCGGCGCTGACGGCCGACCTGGTGCCGGGCACGGCATGGTCGGTCGATCCGGCCGAAGCCAATGTGCTGCCCGATGCCGGGCGGGAGGCCGGCCGCTGGGGCGGCTACCACATCGGCCGGATGCAGGAGGAGTTCGGCTGGACGCCGCTGCCCCTCGCGGTCCGCCTGGCCGAATACATCGATTGGCGTAGAGACAACGAGTTGAGGGGAGGCCCGGCATGA
- the hydA gene encoding dihydropyrimidinase → MTTGARFDLVVRDALVATGNAVSTVDLGIRDGCIQAIAERLEDTAQMVDARGRLVLPGGVDAHCHMDQPVYGAVCADDFRSGTLSAACGGNTTIVPFAMAGPSDPLAATVAAYRLRAQGQAMIDYAIHPTIQAASAQTLDQDLPGLIRAGYASLKIFTTYEGFRLGDGEILDILQVAARHGALVMVHAENDAIIAMLTRDLVERGRHAPRFHAEARPVLAEREAIHRIASFAEATGAEVLIVHVSSREGLEEVTRAQRRGVRIHAETCPQYLLFTEEDLDREGLEGAKFMCSPPMRTTADQDALWDGMAQGSLAVYSSDHSPYRFAGPDGKLRHGSGARFDQIANGLPGLELRLPLLFSEGYLQGRISLAQFIAVSSTNAAELHGLAPRKGSIVIGGDADLVIWDQDREITVTHALLHDGVDYTPYEGMRIRGWPVTTISRGEVIVDDGRILGMPGRGRFVPSKARPLP, encoded by the coding sequence ATGACGACCGGCGCCCGTTTCGATCTCGTGGTGCGCGACGCCCTCGTCGCCACCGGCAACGCCGTCTCGACGGTGGATCTCGGTATTCGTGACGGCTGCATCCAGGCCATCGCCGAACGGCTGGAAGACACCGCGCAGATGGTGGACGCTCGCGGCCGCCTCGTGCTGCCGGGCGGCGTCGACGCCCATTGCCACATGGACCAGCCGGTCTACGGCGCCGTATGCGCCGACGACTTCCGAAGCGGCACGCTCTCGGCCGCCTGCGGCGGCAACACCACCATCGTGCCGTTCGCGATGGCGGGGCCCTCCGATCCCCTCGCGGCGACCGTGGCAGCCTATCGCCTGCGGGCCCAGGGCCAGGCGATGATCGATTATGCGATCCATCCCACCATCCAGGCGGCCAGCGCCCAGACGCTCGACCAGGACCTGCCGGGCCTCATTCGCGCCGGCTATGCCTCCCTCAAGATCTTCACGACCTATGAGGGTTTCAGGTTGGGCGACGGCGAGATCCTCGACATCCTGCAGGTGGCGGCACGGCACGGCGCCCTCGTCATGGTGCATGCGGAGAATGACGCCATCATCGCGATGCTCACGCGGGACCTCGTCGAGCGCGGTCGCCACGCTCCCCGCTTCCATGCCGAGGCCAGGCCGGTGCTCGCCGAAAGGGAGGCCATCCATCGCATCGCCTCCTTCGCGGAGGCGACCGGCGCCGAAGTGCTGATCGTCCATGTGTCGAGCCGCGAAGGGCTGGAGGAAGTCACCCGGGCGCAGCGGCGCGGCGTTCGCATCCACGCCGAAACCTGCCCGCAATATCTGCTCTTCACCGAGGAGGATCTCGACCGCGAGGGCCTGGAGGGCGCAAAATTCATGTGCAGCCCGCCGATGCGCACTACGGCCGACCAGGACGCGCTGTGGGACGGCATGGCGCAGGGCAGCCTCGCGGTCTATTCCTCCGATCATTCGCCCTACCGCTTCGCCGGGCCCGACGGCAAGCTGCGTCACGGAAGCGGCGCGCGTTTCGATCAGATCGCCAACGGCCTGCCCGGGCTGGAGCTGCGCCTGCCGCTTCTGTTCAGCGAGGGATATCTGCAGGGCCGCATCAGCCTCGCCCAGTTCATCGCCGTCTCCTCCACCAACGCCGCCGAACTGCACGGCCTCGCGCCGCGCAAGGGATCGATCGTGATCGGCGGCGACGCCGATCTCGTGATCTGGGACCAGGACCGCGAGATCACGGTCACCCACGCCCTGCTCCATGACGGCGTCGACTACACGCCCTATGAAGGCATGCGCATCCGCGGCTGGCCGGTGACGACGATCTCGCGCGGCGAGGTGATCGTCGATGACGGCCGCATCCTCGGCATGCCCGGGCGCGGACGCTTCGTCCCCTCGAAGGCGAGGCCGCTGCCGTGA
- a CDS encoding thiamine pyrophosphate-requiring protein, with product MNGAEVVAAILKREGVERIIGFPHSELIETTAALGMPPLITRTERIAVNIADGFTRVSGARRLAAVTVQYGPGAECAFGAVAQAYSDNTPLLFLPTGHPLGRNAVPQNFEALRSFAHVTGWSVRSERGDALPQLFQNAFARARNGTPGPLMIELPTDILQAPAPWNPDAYVPPRRSSPCADPVDIRRMLDALLAAECPLLLAGQGVLYADGCEELLALAELLQIPVVTTLNGKSAFPEDHPLSLGTGGKSYASAIGAFYGKADFILGVGTSFTRSLYITPLPAACRLAQVTLAPADIGKDYPVDMAVVADAKAVLGQLLEEARSRRGLAEERAQSPVAAEIAALHHAFAAKWAPLVDDDASPMSPYRVLRDLSRTVDLRKTIATHDAGHPRDQMLPFWKTPIPHGYVGWGKSTQLGSGLGLMIGARLARPDHLCIAVMGEAAFGMVGMDFETATRHQLPIMVVLFRNGIMGGYGQYLPQASERFGVDRLTGDYVGVARALGGHAERVEAPRDLVPAFRRAIAAIEEGRPALVECVTREERRIPGLV from the coding sequence ATGAACGGCGCAGAAGTCGTAGCAGCAATCCTGAAGCGGGAGGGCGTCGAACGGATCATCGGCTTTCCGCACAGCGAGCTGATCGAGACCACCGCCGCGCTCGGCATGCCGCCGCTGATCACCCGCACGGAACGCATCGCGGTCAACATCGCGGACGGCTTCACCCGGGTCAGCGGCGCCAGGCGCCTCGCCGCCGTCACGGTGCAATATGGGCCGGGCGCCGAATGCGCCTTCGGTGCCGTCGCCCAGGCCTATAGCGACAACACGCCCCTGCTCTTCCTGCCGACCGGCCATCCGCTCGGACGCAATGCCGTTCCGCAGAATTTCGAGGCGCTGCGCAGCTTCGCCCATGTGACCGGCTGGTCCGTCCGCAGCGAGCGGGGCGATGCCCTGCCCCAGCTCTTCCAGAACGCCTTCGCCCGTGCCCGCAACGGCACGCCGGGCCCCCTGATGATCGAACTGCCGACCGACATCCTGCAGGCGCCGGCGCCCTGGAATCCGGACGCCTATGTCCCCCCTCGGCGTTCCTCGCCCTGCGCCGACCCCGTCGACATCAGGCGCATGCTCGATGCGCTGCTCGCCGCCGAATGTCCCCTCCTGCTCGCCGGCCAGGGCGTGCTCTATGCCGACGGATGCGAAGAGCTTCTTGCCCTTGCCGAGCTCCTGCAGATCCCGGTGGTCACCACGCTGAACGGCAAGAGCGCCTTCCCGGAGGATCATCCCTTGTCGCTCGGAACGGGCGGCAAATCCTACGCTTCCGCCATCGGCGCGTTCTACGGCAAGGCCGATTTCATCCTCGGCGTCGGCACGAGCTTCACGCGTTCGCTCTACATCACGCCCCTGCCGGCCGCCTGCCGTCTGGCGCAGGTGACGCTCGCCCCCGCCGACATCGGCAAGGACTATCCGGTCGACATGGCGGTCGTCGCCGACGCCAAGGCGGTGCTTGGCCAGTTGCTGGAGGAAGCGCGCAGCCGGCGGGGCCTCGCCGAGGAGCGGGCGCAAAGCCCGGTCGCGGCGGAAATCGCCGCCCTCCACCACGCCTTTGCCGCGAAATGGGCACCGCTGGTCGACGACGACGCCAGCCCGATGTCGCCCTATCGCGTGCTGCGCGACCTTTCCCGCACCGTCGACCTGAGGAAGACCATCGCCACCCACGACGCCGGCCATCCTCGCGACCAGATGCTGCCGTTCTGGAAGACGCCGATCCCGCACGGCTATGTCGGCTGGGGCAAGAGCACGCAGCTCGGCTCGGGTCTCGGCCTGATGATCGGCGCGAGGCTGGCGCGGCCCGACCACCTCTGCATCGCCGTCATGGGAGAGGCGGCCTTCGGCATGGTCGGCATGGACTTCGAGACGGCGACGCGCCACCAGTTGCCGATCATGGTGGTGCTGTTCCGCAACGGCATCATGGGCGGATATGGCCAATATCTGCCGCAGGCCTCCGAACGCTTCGGCGTCGATCGGCTGACGGGCGATTATGTCGGCGTGGCGCGGGCGCTCGGCGGCCACGCCGAACGGGTCGAGGCCCCGCGCGACCTCGTGCCGGCCTTCCGGCGCGCCATCGCCGCCATCGAGGAAGGGCGTCCGGCCCTGGTCGAATGCGTAACGCGCGAGGAAAGGCGCATCCCGGGCCTGGTGTGA
- a CDS encoding polysaccharide deacetylase family protein — protein MNSQSRLGPPRDFVGYGRRPPRVTWPGGRLVAVNLVVCYEEGSEYSLYEGDSRSDGWGEYALSAPAGVRDLGTETHFEYGSRIGIWRIARLLERHGVDATISGCAEALRRNPEVAAWLRESDHDLLGHGLRWTEQWTQSREEERDHIGRAVALFQDLLGERPIGWNSRSFPSVNTRDLLVEEGGFVYDSDPCNDDLPYFVPTKAGSLLVVPYSKTLNDSRYLVSPGYVTPQDFVDNVRSYLDFLIREAKEEGGRMMTIAVHVRWSGQPNRAAALEGVLETVLSRPEAAFMRRNDIARYWLSLFPTEGLPS, from the coding sequence ATGAATTCACAATCTCGTCTCGGTCCGCCACGCGATTTCGTCGGCTATGGCCGCCGGCCGCCGCGGGTCACATGGCCGGGCGGCCGCCTCGTCGCGGTCAACCTCGTCGTCTGCTACGAGGAAGGGTCGGAATATTCACTCTACGAAGGCGATTCCCGCAGCGACGGATGGGGCGAATATGCGCTCTCCGCACCCGCGGGCGTCCGCGATCTCGGCACCGAGACCCATTTCGAATATGGCAGCCGCATCGGCATCTGGCGCATCGCGCGCCTGCTGGAGCGGCATGGCGTCGACGCCACCATTTCGGGCTGCGCGGAAGCGCTGCGGCGCAATCCCGAAGTCGCGGCCTGGCTGCGCGAATCGGATCACGACCTTCTCGGGCACGGGCTGCGCTGGACCGAACAATGGACGCAGAGCCGCGAGGAGGAACGCGACCATATCGGCCGCGCCGTAGCCCTGTTCCAGGACCTGCTCGGCGAGCGTCCCATCGGCTGGAACAGCCGCTCCTTCCCGAGCGTCAATACCCGCGACCTCCTGGTCGAGGAAGGCGGCTTCGTCTACGATTCGGATCCCTGCAACGACGACCTGCCCTATTTCGTGCCGACGAAAGCGGGCTCCCTGCTGGTGGTGCCCTACTCCAAAACCCTGAACGACAGCCGCTATCTGGTCAGCCCGGGCTATGTCACGCCGCAGGATTTCGTCGACAATGTGCGCAGTTATCTCGACTTCCTGATCCGTGAGGCGAAGGAGGAAGGCGGCCGCATGATGACGATCGCCGTCCATGTCCGCTGGAGCGGGCAGCCGAACCGGGCCGCGGCCCTCGAAGGCGTCCTCGAGACCGTGCTCTCGCGGCCGGAAGCCGCCTTCATGCGCCGCAACGACATCGCCCGCTACTGGCTTTCGCTGTTTCCGACCGAAGGGTTGCCGTCATGA